The DNA sequence GCTTGCACTAGCTGCAGACTAAGTCTCCGGAATGGATGGTCAACGCCAAGCGGAGCACGATACGAAGTGCGGCTTTTTGACGGCAAAGGATAACGTAATTTACTAATCGATCTACTAGAGACTGGCCCACATAATCAGTGCATCCTCCTGGTTGTCGGAATAGTACCCTTTGCGTACTCCGGCGGCCTTAAAACCTAATTTCTCATACAGATTCCGCGCCGCCTGATTAGATACCCGGACTTCCAGTGTAAACCGCAGCACGCCTTTGGCAATCATCTGATAAATCACGTTTTTCATCAGGTATTCACCCCAGCCCTTACCGCGGCATCCCGGCCAGATTGCAACATTTGTAATATGGCCCTCTCCCATGACGATCCAAAGCCCTATATAGCCAATAACCTTGTGATCCAGCTCTAGGCAAAAATAATTGGCTAAAACATTATTTTTCAGTTCTGATGTAAAGGACTCCGTTGTCCATGGCGTGGCAAACGATACTTCCTCAATCGCCACAATGGATGGGATATCCTCAAGCTGCATAGGACGAACGATAGCCTCCGCCTCAGGTTCCCTATTCTGTTCGGCCTGACCTCTTTTTAACATTTTTATCACCTGAATATCAGTATTCTTTTTAATGATGTTTCAGAATTATAGTATGTTGAGAATACCAATATGACTACTGCATTGTACCTTGTTTCTTAAGATAATTGGTTTCAGCTTCTGAGAGACGAATATAAATGGGTTCCAGGGCCTGAAAATTCCCGTCAAAGCATCTTGCCTTCCACTGTTCCCAAACCTCACATGCTGCATAGGCTCCTCTGGGCAGGTACTGGTATTCGGACAGCAGAACGGCCTGGCTGCCGAGTTGTTCCTCCAGAAATTTTCTGGCTCCGGTAACCGCATCCCCAACAAAAAAACAAGGTTTTTGAAGTTCCTTCAACTTCGCTGTGAGCGCCTCCGGCGTAACAGCCTTCGGCCCGTCCAGGCACTCTCTGCCTTCCCGCCAAATATAGCGGGCATAATACCATTCATTTTTACGGGCGTCAAGGATCACAACAGTTTCTTCCGGCCTGCCCTTTCCGGCCCAGGCTAGCGTATCCAGCGAAGTAATTCCGACCAAAGGGATATTGAGGACCTGTGCAAGTCCCTGGGCTGTGGCAATTCCGATCCTGATGCCGGTAAACGACCCCGGACCCCGGACTGCGCCGATAAAATCAAGATCCACGGGTTTCCAGTCGGCAGCATTCAGCAGCTGATCCAGCATCGGGATCAGTCTTTCAGAATGGGTTTTTCCAGTGTTCAGAAATCCCTCTCCGACCAGCCTGCCATCCTGACCCAGGGCCAGCGCAGTCATCTTTGTCGTTGTATCGATTGTCAGATATTTCATAAGCCTCACTGCTCTTAATTATTTTTTCTTAGGACCACAGATTTATTCTAAAGCTTTTTAGCAAGTATGATGTCAAAAATTGAGCATAATTAAACGTGTTTGATCACCACTTCCCTGAATTCTGATTTCGAACCTGTCTTCCGGCAGTAAATCCACGATGATTTCCGGCCATTCCAGCAGACAGACACAGTCATCCCGGAAATAATCGGCAACACCAATGATTTCTGCTTCTTCCGGGTAGCGGAGCCTGTATAAATCCATATGAATCAGTTTCAGTCCATCAATTTTGGTACTGTATTCCTGAATCAGGGTAAATGTCGGACTTGTCATGGTGTCTGTAACCCCGAGTCCTTCACCGAGCCCTTTGGCCAGGACGGTTTTGCCCGAGCCCAAATCTCCATAAAGACAGATGACCGTGCCTTCCCGGATACTTTGTCCGAGCTGTTTCCCGAGAAGAAAAGTCTCCTCAGAACTTCTCGATTCAATCAGCCGTTCCATATTTTCACGCTCCCGTCTCACTCGGGCTTTACGATCAAACCGTTGATCAATACTGTATGGGGCGTGGCCTCAAAACTGAGCGGCTTGCCCTCCCATACGACAATATCAGCATCTTTTCCTACTTCCAAAGATCCGACTCTGTCAGCTACCCCGAGTATTTCAGCCGGCCAGATCGTGATTGCTTTCAGTGCGTCTTCTTCCTCAAGTCCGTTGCGGACAGCCATCGCTGCACACAGCGGCAGATGCTCGATAGGGGTAACGGAATGATCAGTGATGATCGCTATTTTAAGTCCTGCTTTGTTCAATACTCCCGGTGTGCTGAATGTTT is a window from the Dehalobacter sp. DCA genome containing:
- the tsaE gene encoding tRNA (adenosine(37)-N6)-threonylcarbamoyltransferase complex ATPase subunit type 1 TsaE translates to MERLIESRSSEETFLLGKQLGQSIREGTVICLYGDLGSGKTVLAKGLGEGLGVTDTMTSPTFTLIQEYSTKIDGLKLIHMDLYRLRYPEEAEIIGVADYFRDDCVCLLEWPEIIVDLLPEDRFEIRIQGSGDQTRLIMLNF
- the rimI gene encoding ribosomal protein S18-alanine N-acetyltransferase, whose translation is MLKRGQAEQNREPEAEAIVRPMQLEDIPSIVAIEEVSFATPWTTESFTSELKNNVLANYFCLELDHKVIGYIGLWIVMGEGHITNVAIWPGCRGKGWGEYLMKNVIYQMIAKGVLRFTLEVRVSNQAARNLYEKLGFKAAGVRKGYYSDNQEDALIMWASL
- the tsaB gene encoding tRNA (adenosine(37)-N6)-threonylcarbamoyltransferase complex dimerization subunit type 1 TsaB, which gives rise to MKYLTIDTTTKMTALALGQDGRLVGEGFLNTGKTHSERLIPMLDQLLNAADWKPVDLDFIGAVRGPGSFTGIRIGIATAQGLAQVLNIPLVGITSLDTLAWAGKGRPEETVVILDARKNEWYYARYIWREGRECLDGPKAVTPEALTAKLKELQKPCFFVGDAVTGARKFLEEQLGSQAVLLSEYQYLPRGAYAACEVWEQWKARCFDGNFQALEPIYIRLSEAETNYLKKQGTMQ